The Leucobacter rhizosphaerae genome includes a region encoding these proteins:
- the trpC gene encoding indole-3-glycerol phosphate synthase TrpC: MLQQLLAGSLEDANARRRERPYAAVEAEALDRPAALDALHALAPAEHIKVIAEVKRASPSRGDLAEIAEPQALAAQYEAGGASAVSVLTEERKFKGSLADLEAVRKAVSIPVLRKDFIGDEYQVLEARAAGADLVLLIVAALPQSTLERLHSLIRELGMTPLVETHSEEEVARAVDLGAQLVGVNARDLTTFELDRDLFGRVADQIPAGVIRVAESAVLGVDDVQHYREAGADAVLVGEALVTNDPIATLASYLSV, from the coding sequence GTGCTCCAGCAACTCCTCGCCGGTTCGCTCGAAGACGCGAACGCCCGCAGGCGAGAGCGCCCGTACGCGGCCGTCGAGGCCGAGGCGCTCGATCGCCCGGCCGCGCTCGATGCGCTGCACGCGCTCGCTCCCGCCGAGCACATCAAGGTCATTGCGGAGGTGAAGCGCGCGAGCCCGTCTCGTGGCGACCTCGCCGAGATCGCGGAACCCCAGGCGCTCGCGGCGCAGTACGAGGCCGGGGGAGCGAGTGCGGTGAGCGTGCTCACCGAGGAGCGGAAGTTCAAGGGCTCGCTCGCCGACCTCGAGGCCGTGCGGAAGGCCGTGAGCATCCCGGTCCTCCGCAAAGATTTCATCGGCGACGAGTACCAGGTGCTCGAGGCCCGTGCCGCGGGTGCCGACCTCGTGCTGCTCATCGTTGCGGCTCTGCCGCAGTCGACCCTCGAGCGGTTGCACTCCCTGATCCGTGAGCTGGGGATGACCCCGCTCGTGGAGACCCACTCCGAGGAGGAGGTCGCCCGAGCGGTGGACCTCGGTGCACAGCTCGTCGGGGTGAACGCCCGCGATCTCACCACGTTCGAGCTGGACCGAGATCTCTTCGGTCGTGTCGCCGATCAGATCCCCGCCGGGGTGATCCGGGTCGCGGAGTCCGCGGTGCTCGGCGTCGACGATGTGCAGCACTACCGCGAGGCCGGTGCGGATGCAGTGCTCGTGGGCGAGGCGCTCGTCACCAACGACCCCATCGCCACGCTCGCGTCCTACCTGAGTGTGTAG
- a CDS encoding DUF6704 family protein, which produces MSTQHEEPGHGDSPAAWTAVVVMLIGIAAGTVFFFLHMATLVWVCVGVVALGAVLGFILSKAGFGVNGPKYSPKTHD; this is translated from the coding sequence ATGAGTACCCAGCACGAAGAGCCCGGGCACGGCGATTCGCCCGCCGCATGGACGGCCGTCGTCGTGATGCTGATCGGCATCGCTGCAGGCACCGTCTTCTTCTTCCTGCACATGGCAACGCTCGTCTGGGTCTGCGTCGGCGTCGTCGCACTCGGCGCGGTGCTCGGCTTCATCCTCTCGAAGGCCGGCTTCGGTGTGAACGGCCCGAAGTACAGCCCCAAGACGCACGACTAA
- a CDS encoding Trp biosynthesis-associated membrane protein produces MRPKLLTLAGIALTGAVSLMAGAQTWVSFMLEGTHSLETAIGHDINPALSPVSIALIAAALALTIAGPVFRRVLGVLVALLGAGLVALTWAVLGSPLGSISGAITELTGLAGGAAGSAVTWIQVSPWVTTNLIVGCLAMLLGAVVLCFGGRWRTGGRKYDTEQDRRGEPQEGPDRISDWDSLSDGDDPSDDDDPGDDAPGDEARGDQSPTDQTPGAVDDPPANIR; encoded by the coding sequence GTGCGCCCGAAGCTCCTGACTCTCGCCGGCATCGCCCTCACGGGTGCCGTCTCGCTGATGGCGGGCGCCCAGACCTGGGTCTCCTTCATGTTGGAGGGCACGCACTCGCTCGAGACCGCGATCGGCCACGACATCAACCCGGCGCTCTCGCCCGTGTCGATCGCCCTCATCGCCGCGGCGCTCGCGCTCACGATCGCGGGTCCGGTGTTCCGCCGGGTGCTCGGCGTGCTGGTCGCGCTACTCGGCGCGGGCCTCGTGGCGCTCACCTGGGCGGTGCTCGGCTCGCCCCTCGGCTCGATCTCCGGGGCGATCACCGAACTCACGGGGCTCGCGGGCGGCGCCGCGGGATCGGCCGTGACCTGGATCCAGGTGTCGCCGTGGGTGACCACCAACCTGATCGTGGGCTGCCTCGCCATGCTGCTCGGCGCGGTCGTGCTGTGCTTCGGGGGACGGTGGCGCACGGGCGGTCGGAAGTACGACACCGAGCAGGACCGCCGCGGCGAGCCGCAGGAGGGGCCGGATCGCATTTCCGACTGGGATTCGCTCAGCGACGGCGACGATCCGAGTGACGACGACGATCCGGGCGACGACGCACCGGGCGACGAGGCTCGCGGCGACCAGAGTCCCACCGACCAGACACCCGGCGCGGTCGACGACCCGCCCGCCAATATCCGCTAG
- a CDS encoding anthranilate synthase component I codes for MTLTTTRASFDDARSSHAVLPVCREVFADADTPVGIYRKVAGGRPGTFLLESAEQGGVWTRFSFVGAGSFGVLGERNGRASWVPSASGPTLSEHRLLDGGVSDLAPVEALRAVYERWRSPQVPGLPPLASGFVGYLGWDTVRQLERLEHGPTEGPGLPSQGLGFVSELVVIDHREGSIVLIANVLNDGASGDAARDDAASDGGPVDADAQWADAQARLDALQAALSAPEASPLGQLDRDAFADPTRLTSTPEFLQSVGVAKQYIVDGDIFQVVPSQRFDQECTADPLDVYRVLRHLNPSPYLYLLHLQDGDGEPFAVVGSSPEALVTVQEDGHVMTHPIAGSRPRGATVEEDQQHEQDLLADAKERAEHLMLVDLARNDLLRACEPDSVEVTEFMRIERFSHIMHIVSTVEGRARADQNAVDVFRATFPAGTLSGAPKPRALEIIDELEPVQRGVYGGVVGYFGLGGAADLAIAIRTATIKDGIAMVQAGAGIVADSVPEAEDAECRSKAAAPLRAIAIANTLQPLAASTTDGR; via the coding sequence GTGACACTGACGACCACCCGAGCGTCCTTCGACGACGCCCGCTCCTCCCACGCCGTGCTTCCCGTCTGCCGGGAGGTGTTCGCCGATGCGGACACCCCGGTGGGCATCTACCGGAAGGTCGCGGGCGGTCGCCCGGGCACCTTCCTGCTCGAGTCCGCGGAGCAGGGCGGGGTGTGGACGCGGTTCAGCTTCGTCGGCGCCGGCAGCTTCGGCGTGCTGGGCGAGCGCAACGGTCGAGCGTCCTGGGTCCCGAGCGCGAGCGGTCCGACGCTGTCGGAGCACCGCCTGCTCGACGGTGGGGTGAGCGACCTCGCACCCGTCGAGGCGCTGCGCGCCGTCTACGAGCGCTGGCGGTCGCCGCAGGTCCCCGGGCTGCCGCCGCTCGCGAGCGGGTTCGTCGGCTATCTGGGGTGGGACACGGTGCGGCAGCTCGAGCGACTCGAACATGGACCCACGGAGGGCCCCGGTCTCCCGAGCCAGGGCCTCGGGTTCGTCTCGGAGCTCGTGGTGATCGATCACCGCGAGGGATCGATCGTGCTCATCGCGAACGTGCTGAACGACGGTGCGAGCGGCGATGCTGCCCGTGACGACGCTGCCAGTGACGGCGGACCCGTCGACGCGGACGCGCAGTGGGCCGACGCCCAGGCGCGCCTCGACGCGCTGCAGGCCGCGCTCTCCGCGCCGGAGGCCTCACCGCTCGGGCAGCTCGATCGTGACGCGTTCGCGGATCCCACCCGGCTCACGAGCACCCCCGAGTTTCTGCAGTCGGTCGGCGTGGCGAAGCAGTACATCGTCGACGGCGACATCTTCCAGGTGGTCCCGTCGCAGCGCTTCGACCAGGAGTGCACGGCCGATCCGCTCGATGTCTACCGGGTGCTGCGGCACCTGAACCCGAGCCCCTACCTCTACCTGCTCCACCTGCAGGACGGCGACGGCGAGCCCTTCGCCGTGGTCGGCTCGAGCCCCGAGGCGCTCGTCACGGTGCAGGAGGACGGGCACGTGATGACGCACCCGATCGCCGGCTCCCGTCCGCGCGGCGCGACGGTCGAGGAGGATCAGCAGCACGAGCAGGATCTGCTCGCCGATGCGAAGGAGCGCGCGGAGCACCTGATGCTCGTCGATCTGGCCCGCAACGATCTGCTGCGCGCCTGCGAACCCGACTCCGTCGAGGTCACGGAGTTCATGCGGATCGAGCGCTTCAGCCACATCATGCACATCGTCTCGACGGTGGAGGGACGTGCGCGTGCGGACCAGAACGCGGTCGACGTGTTCCGGGCGACGTTCCCGGCGGGCACCCTCTCGGGCGCGCCGAAGCCTCGGGCGCTCGAGATCATCGACGAGCTGGAGCCCGTGCAGCGCGGGGTCTACGGCGGTGTCGTCGGGTACTTCGGCCTGGGCGGCGCGGCGGACCTGGCCATTGCGATCCGCACGGCCACGATCAAGGACGGCATTGCGATGGTGCAGGCGGGCGCGGGGATCGTGGCCGACTCGGTGCCGGAAGCTGAGGACGCCGAGTGCCGGAGCAAGGCGGCGGCACCGCTTCGAGCCATCGCGATCGCGAACACGCTCCAGCCCCTTGCCGCATCGACGACGGACGGGCGGTGA
- the hisI gene encoding phosphoribosyl-AMP cyclohydrolase, producing the protein MTAIDPVPADLVFDASGLLPAIIQDDETGDVLMLAWMDREAIRRTITTGRVTFWSRSRREYWRKGDTSGHRQYVRSVAADCDGDTLLVRVIQIGAACHTGTRTCFTDREIPALVGDPEATAD; encoded by the coding sequence ATGACCGCCATCGATCCGGTTCCCGCCGATCTCGTCTTCGACGCGAGCGGGCTCCTTCCCGCGATCATCCAGGACGACGAGACGGGCGACGTGCTCATGCTCGCCTGGATGGACCGCGAGGCGATCCGGCGCACGATCACGACGGGCCGCGTGACCTTCTGGTCGCGCTCGCGCCGGGAGTACTGGCGGAAGGGTGACACCTCCGGCCATCGGCAGTACGTGCGGAGCGTCGCCGCCGACTGCGACGGCGACACGCTGCTGGTCCGGGTGATCCAGATCGGCGCCGCCTGCCACACCGGCACGCGCACCTGCTTCACCGACCGGGAGATCCCGGCGCTCGTGGGGGATCCCGAGGCGACGGCGGACTGA
- the hisF gene encoding imidazole glycerol phosphate synthase subunit HisF, which translates to MSLATRVIPCLDVAAGRVVKGVNFLNLRDAGDPVELAARYAEQGADELTFLDVTATVDDRSTTYDVVQRTAEQVFIPLTVGGGVREVDDVARLLAVGADKVGINSGAIARPAVIGEIADRFGAQVLVLSLDVKRSTRTPSGFVVTTHGGKRETDLDALAWCREAVDRGAGELLVNSMDADGTLAGFDLELTSAVRALSEVPVIASGGAGTLEHFAPAVEAGADAVLAASVFHDGTFTVGQVKRALADAGHTVRLTTTADVTNTDAATAGPTTSTATRETNA; encoded by the coding sequence ATGTCACTGGCCACCCGGGTCATCCCGTGCCTCGACGTCGCCGCGGGGCGCGTCGTCAAGGGCGTCAACTTCCTGAACCTCCGCGACGCGGGGGATCCCGTCGAACTCGCCGCGCGCTACGCCGAGCAGGGTGCCGACGAACTCACGTTCCTCGACGTCACGGCGACCGTGGACGACCGATCGACCACCTATGACGTGGTGCAGCGCACCGCGGAGCAGGTCTTCATCCCCCTCACCGTGGGCGGCGGGGTGCGCGAGGTCGACGACGTCGCACGGCTCCTGGCCGTCGGTGCCGACAAGGTCGGGATCAACAGCGGCGCCATCGCCCGGCCCGCGGTGATCGGGGAGATCGCCGACCGCTTCGGCGCCCAGGTGCTCGTGCTGTCGCTGGACGTGAAGCGGAGCACCCGCACACCGTCGGGGTTCGTGGTCACCACGCACGGCGGGAAGCGCGAGACCGATCTCGACGCCCTCGCCTGGTGCCGGGAGGCCGTGGATCGCGGTGCCGGAGAACTGCTCGTGAACTCGATGGACGCCGACGGCACGCTCGCGGGGTTCGACCTGGAACTCACCTCGGCGGTGCGCGCGCTGTCCGAGGTCCCCGTCATCGCGTCCGGGGGCGCCGGCACGCTCGAGCACTTCGCTCCGGCGGTCGAGGCCGGCGCGGACGCCGTGCTCGCCGCGTCCGTCTTCCACGACGGCACGTTCACCGTGGGCCAGGTCAAGCGAGCACTCGCCGATGCCGGGCACACCGTGCGCCTCACGACCACCGCCGATGTCACCAACACCGATGCGGCCACCGCCGGACCGACCACCAGCACCGCTACCCGGGAGACGAACGCATGA
- the hisG gene encoding ATP phosphoribosyltransferase: MLRIAVPNKGSLSEIAAEMLTEAGYSGRRDSRKLVHTDAKNGVEFFYLRPRDIATYVGSGALDVGITGRDLLLDSGSEATEIAELDFADSTFRFAAPAGGEIREIADLAGRRVATSYSKLVDDFLRARGVEATLVQLDGAVESAVQLGVADAVADVVSTGATLRAAGLEIFGPVILESTAILIGGANQHEGIARLLRRLRGVLVARKYVIMDYDLPVDQLEAASAVAGGIESPTVSPLRDERWVAVRVMVRADEANDVMDRLYDLGAKAILVTAIHAARL, from the coding sequence ATGCTGCGCATCGCCGTTCCCAACAAGGGTTCGCTCTCCGAAATCGCCGCCGAGATGCTCACCGAGGCCGGGTACTCCGGCCGACGCGACAGTCGGAAGCTCGTCCACACCGACGCGAAGAACGGCGTCGAGTTCTTCTACCTCCGCCCCCGTGACATCGCGACCTATGTCGGCTCGGGTGCACTCGACGTCGGCATCACGGGCCGGGACCTGCTGCTCGACTCGGGATCCGAGGCCACGGAGATCGCGGAGCTCGACTTCGCCGATTCCACGTTCCGCTTCGCGGCACCCGCCGGCGGCGAGATCCGCGAGATCGCCGACCTGGCCGGGCGCCGTGTCGCGACCAGCTACTCCAAGCTCGTCGACGACTTCCTCCGCGCGCGCGGGGTGGAGGCGACGCTCGTGCAGCTCGATGGCGCCGTCGAGTCGGCCGTGCAGCTCGGGGTCGCCGACGCCGTTGCGGATGTCGTCTCCACGGGCGCGACGCTGCGCGCAGCGGGCCTCGAGATCTTCGGCCCGGTCATCCTGGAGTCCACCGCGATCCTGATCGGCGGCGCGAACCAGCACGAGGGGATCGCGCGGCTCCTCCGCCGCCTCCGCGGCGTCCTCGTCGCCCGCAAGTACGTGATCATGGACTACGACCTCCCGGTCGACCAGCTCGAGGCCGCGTCCGCCGTCGCCGGCGGGATCGAGTCGCCCACCGTCTCCCCGCTGCGCGACGAGCGCTGGGTGGCGGTGCGGGTGATGGTGCGCGCTGACGAGGCGAACGACGTCATGGACCGGCTCTACGATCTCGGTGCCAAGGCGATCCTCGTCACGGCCATCCACGCGGCGCGGTTGTAG
- a CDS encoding phosphoribosyl-ATP diphosphatase, with amino-acid sequence MKSFDELFAELSEKAATRPEGSDTVARLDAGVHTIGKKIVEEAAEVWMAAEYESDAECAEEISQLLYHLQVLMLAKGISLDDVYSHL; translated from the coding sequence GTGAAATCGTTCGATGAGCTGTTCGCTGAACTCAGCGAGAAGGCCGCCACCCGCCCCGAGGGCAGCGACACCGTCGCGCGTCTCGACGCGGGCGTCCACACGATCGGCAAGAAGATCGTGGAGGAGGCCGCCGAGGTCTGGATGGCCGCGGAGTACGAGTCCGACGCCGAGTGCGCCGAAGAGATCAGCCAGCTGCTGTACCACCTCCAGGTCCTGATGCTCGCCAAGGGCATCTCGCTCGACGACGTGTACTCGCATCTCTAG
- the rpe gene encoding ribulose-phosphate 3-epimerase, translating to MTAQRINPSILSADFVNLQSELEAISSADLVHVDVMDNHFVPNLTMGPPIVERIQAVSPIPLDVHLMISDADRWAPGYAELGAYSVTFHAEAAADPVALARRLRDIGARAGIALKPGTDPEPYLDLLPEFDQVLVMTVEPGFGGQSFMADMMPKLRRFAEAKSRLGLDLWLQVDGGISADTIGIAAEAGADTFVAGSAVYGGVPEHRIAELRAAAATHSH from the coding sequence GTGACCGCGCAACGCATCAACCCCAGTATTCTCTCCGCCGATTTCGTCAATCTGCAGTCCGAGCTCGAGGCCATCTCCTCCGCGGATCTGGTGCACGTCGATGTGATGGACAACCACTTCGTGCCGAATCTCACCATGGGGCCGCCGATCGTCGAGCGCATCCAGGCGGTGTCGCCGATCCCGCTCGACGTGCACCTCATGATCTCGGACGCGGATCGCTGGGCTCCGGGCTACGCCGAACTCGGCGCCTATTCCGTCACCTTCCACGCGGAGGCCGCCGCCGATCCCGTCGCGCTCGCCCGTCGACTCCGCGACATCGGTGCCCGCGCGGGCATCGCCCTCAAGCCGGGCACCGATCCCGAGCCGTACCTCGACCTGCTGCCCGAGTTCGATCAGGTGCTCGTCATGACGGTCGAGCCCGGCTTCGGCGGGCAGTCGTTCATGGCGGACATGATGCCGAAGCTGCGCCGGTTCGCCGAGGCGAAGTCGCGGCTCGGTCTTGATCTGTGGCTGCAGGTGGACGGCGGGATCTCGGCGGACACGATCGGGATCGCGGCCGAAGCCGGAGCCGACACGTTCGTCGCCGGGTCCGCCGTGTACGGCGGAGTCCCCGAGCACCGGATCGCGGAGCTGCGCGCGGCGGCCGCGACCCACTCCCACTGA
- a CDS encoding MFS transporter, whose product MSTEPPTVEPDGATPSARTGPTPPPGGMRTFVQVLVNTAVANLTTNFLWFAVVFWVYLETRSILATGVLGGIYMILLAACSMWFGSIVDRMRKRRVMLLSAWSSLIAFIIGCALFFTFPEATLLDIRGPLFWIFTLILLAGCVVEMLRNLALSTTVTLLVPPERHANANGLVGTVQGIAFIATSVFSGLSVGLLGMGATMVIATVFVAAPIVHLHLLRIPEPEIVHDPDRRAVDFRGGMTAMLAVPGLFALVLFTMLNNLSGGVFMALLDPYGLNMFPVEIWGLVFGLASTGFIVGGIVVAKWGLGKNPIRTMLLLVGLLGLLGMVFTIREWPWLFIAGIWVFMALMPAVEAAEQTVIQRVVPFEKQGRVFGLAMTFEAAAAPITSLLIAPIAEFWVVPYMAGAEGEAQWGWLLGEGESRGIALIFLVSGFLMILLAVGASLTRSYRVLSRTWLAAASSAQQTSPEREEPEHEEEEHQPRRG is encoded by the coding sequence ATGAGCACCGAACCCCCGACCGTCGAACCGGACGGCGCGACGCCGTCCGCCCGCACGGGTCCGACGCCGCCTCCGGGCGGGATGCGGACGTTCGTGCAGGTGCTCGTCAACACCGCCGTGGCGAACCTGACGACCAACTTCCTCTGGTTCGCGGTCGTGTTCTGGGTGTACCTCGAGACCCGCAGCATCCTCGCGACGGGGGTGCTCGGCGGCATCTACATGATCCTGCTCGCCGCGTGCTCCATGTGGTTCGGCTCGATCGTCGATCGGATGCGCAAGCGCCGCGTCATGCTGCTCTCCGCGTGGTCCTCGCTCATCGCCTTCATCATCGGCTGCGCACTCTTCTTCACGTTTCCCGAGGCGACGCTGCTCGATATCCGCGGCCCCCTGTTCTGGATCTTCACACTGATCCTGCTCGCCGGCTGCGTGGTCGAGATGCTCCGCAACCTGGCGCTGTCGACCACCGTGACGCTGCTCGTGCCGCCCGAGCGGCACGCGAACGCCAACGGCCTGGTCGGCACCGTCCAGGGCATCGCGTTCATCGCGACGAGTGTGTTCAGCGGCCTCTCCGTCGGGCTGCTCGGCATGGGGGCGACCATGGTGATCGCCACCGTGTTCGTCGCCGCACCGATCGTGCACCTGCATCTCCTGCGCATTCCCGAGCCCGAGATCGTGCACGATCCCGATCGTCGTGCGGTGGACTTCCGAGGCGGCATGACGGCGATGCTCGCGGTGCCGGGCCTCTTCGCACTGGTGCTCTTCACCATGCTCAACAACCTGTCGGGCGGGGTGTTCATGGCGCTGCTCGACCCCTACGGTCTGAACATGTTCCCCGTGGAGATCTGGGGCCTCGTCTTCGGGCTCGCGTCGACCGGGTTCATCGTCGGCGGCATCGTCGTCGCGAAATGGGGGCTCGGGAAGAACCCGATCCGCACGATGCTCCTGCTCGTCGGGCTCCTGGGGTTGCTCGGCATGGTGTTCACGATCCGCGAGTGGCCGTGGCTCTTCATCGCCGGCATCTGGGTGTTCATGGCGCTGATGCCCGCGGTCGAGGCGGCGGAGCAGACCGTGATCCAGCGGGTCGTGCCCTTCGAGAAGCAGGGGCGCGTCTTCGGTCTCGCCATGACGTTCGAGGCGGCCGCGGCCCCCATCACCTCGCTCCTGATCGCACCGATCGCGGAGTTCTGGGTGGTGCCGTACATGGCGGGCGCGGAGGGGGAGGCGCAGTGGGGCTGGCTGCTCGGCGAGGGGGAGAGCCGCGGCATCGCCCTAATCTTCCTCGTGTCCGGGTTCCTCATGATCCTGCTCGCCGTCGGCGCCTCGCTCACCCGGTCCTATCGTGTGCTGTCACGCACCTGGCTGGCGGCCGCATCGAGTGCCCAGCAGACCAGCCCCGAGCGCGAGGAGCCCGAGCATGAGGAGGAGGAGCACCAGCCCCGGCGCGGCTGA
- a CDS encoding RsmB/NOP family class I SAM-dependent RNA methyltransferase, translating into MSRDAGNSRRSGSHRGAGRGARDRAPRIEISPARLVAYDLLRDVDDRDAYANLALPARIREAHLDGRDAGLATELAAGALRGRGRYDRIIELAAGRPIGEIDGRTRNVLRLGAHQLLSMRTAAHAAVNESVELQRRVANANAAGFVNGVLRTIGRSTAAEWDDRITAEAASPDDALAARTSHPAWVLRALRDALRSEGRETELEALLEADNVPPRVSAVVLPGWHADVRESESTSDGEVALTATGPSPTGWELAGGDPLRALAALGLPDGVARVQDQGSQLAALALTRVRPVAAGERWLDLCAGPGGKTALLGAEARLGGAHVRANEVSSHRAELVRRATEAVADTVEVVSHDGRDDEAYGPRGVPYDRILVDAPCSGLGALRRRPEARWRKQPTDLPSLTALQGELLDAAVAHLAPGGVLAYVTCSPHLAETRVTVDRLLKRHPELRELDARAVVSGVARGELDLAGSARSVQLWPHRHGTDAMFIALLERGD; encoded by the coding sequence ATGAGCCGCGATGCGGGGAACTCCCGGCGATCCGGATCCCATCGCGGGGCCGGTCGCGGCGCGCGCGATCGGGCGCCGCGGATCGAGATCTCCCCGGCGCGCCTCGTCGCCTACGACCTGCTCCGGGACGTCGACGACCGCGATGCCTACGCGAATCTGGCGCTGCCCGCCCGGATCCGCGAGGCGCACCTCGATGGCCGTGACGCGGGGCTCGCGACCGAACTCGCGGCCGGCGCGCTCCGCGGGCGCGGGCGCTACGACCGCATCATCGAACTCGCCGCGGGGCGGCCGATCGGCGAGATCGACGGCCGGACACGGAATGTGCTCCGGCTCGGCGCCCATCAGCTGCTGTCAATGCGAACCGCCGCGCACGCCGCTGTCAATGAGAGTGTGGAGCTGCAGCGTCGGGTCGCCAACGCGAACGCCGCCGGCTTCGTGAACGGGGTACTCCGCACGATCGGTCGGTCGACGGCGGCGGAGTGGGACGATCGGATCACCGCGGAGGCCGCGTCGCCGGACGATGCGCTCGCGGCGCGCACCTCGCACCCCGCCTGGGTACTCCGGGCGCTGCGGGATGCGCTGCGGAGCGAGGGACGCGAGACTGAGCTCGAGGCGCTGCTCGAGGCGGACAATGTGCCGCCCCGGGTGAGCGCGGTGGTGCTGCCGGGGTGGCACGCTGACGTGCGGGAGAGCGAGAGCACCTCCGACGGCGAGGTCGCGCTCACGGCGACCGGGCCCTCGCCGACCGGCTGGGAGCTCGCGGGTGGGGATCCGCTCCGCGCGCTCGCGGCACTCGGTCTTCCGGACGGTGTCGCCCGGGTGCAGGATCAAGGATCCCAACTCGCCGCACTGGCGCTCACCCGCGTGCGCCCCGTGGCCGCGGGCGAGCGCTGGCTCGATCTGTGCGCGGGGCCGGGCGGGAAGACGGCGCTGCTCGGAGCCGAGGCGCGTCTCGGGGGTGCGCACGTGCGGGCGAACGAGGTGTCGTCGCACCGCGCCGAACTCGTGCGACGTGCGACCGAGGCGGTCGCCGACACGGTCGAGGTGGTTTCGCACGACGGCCGCGACGATGAGGCGTACGGCCCGCGGGGCGTCCCCTACGATCGGATCCTCGTGGATGCCCCGTGCTCCGGCCTCGGTGCGCTCCGACGGCGCCCCGAGGCGCGCTGGCGGAAGCAACCGACGGACCTGCCGAGCCTGACCGCACTCCAGGGAGAGCTCCTCGACGCCGCGGTCGCCCACCTGGCTCCAGGCGGGGTACTCGCCTACGTCACCTGCTCGCCGCACCTGGCGGAGACCCGGGTGACGGTGGACCGGCTGCTCAAGCGGCATCCCGAGCTCCGTGAATTGGACGCGCGGGCCGTCGTCTCCGGCGTCGCTCGCGGAGAGCTGGACCTCGCGGGATCGGCGCGCAGCGTGCAGCTGTGGCCGCACCGGCACGGCACCGACGCCATGTTCATCGCGCTGCTGGAGCGCGGGGACTGA
- a CDS encoding methionyl-tRNA formyltransferase yields MRIVFAGTPEFAVPSLRALHAAGHEIVGVITREDAPLGRKRILTPSPVAVAAEELGLPVLRANRLAEEATAWTAARNPDLGVIVAYGGLVREPLLSLPEHGWINLHFSELPRWRGAAPVQRALQAGEQRLGVTVFRLVEALDAGDVITRDASDVAPGTPAGAALTALAASGTDALLRAVAGLADGSLVGVPQQGEATYAHKLGREDGRLDLSASAAAVLAHWAGVTPEPGAFVLVDEQPVKLLEVRAAHGSDLVSDDRADAAVGSIGLRAGTAVVELADGALELVRVQPAGKPAMDGAAWLRGRGGAAVAR; encoded by the coding sequence ATGCGGATCGTCTTTGCCGGAACCCCCGAGTTCGCCGTGCCCAGTCTGCGGGCCCTGCACGCCGCCGGACACGAGATCGTGGGGGTCATCACCCGCGAGGACGCCCCACTCGGACGAAAGCGGATCCTCACGCCCTCACCCGTCGCGGTCGCGGCGGAGGAGCTGGGACTGCCCGTGCTGCGCGCCAACCGGCTCGCCGAGGAGGCCACCGCGTGGACCGCGGCGCGGAACCCCGATCTCGGCGTGATCGTCGCGTACGGCGGACTGGTGCGCGAGCCCCTCCTATCGCTGCCCGAGCACGGCTGGATCAATCTGCACTTCTCCGAGCTGCCGCGCTGGCGGGGGGCCGCGCCCGTGCAGCGGGCCCTGCAGGCGGGGGAGCAGCGGCTCGGTGTGACCGTGTTCCGACTCGTGGAGGCGCTCGACGCGGGCGATGTGATCACCCGCGACGCCTCCGACGTGGCACCGGGCACACCGGCCGGGGCGGCGCTCACGGCGCTCGCCGCATCGGGCACGGACGCACTGCTGCGCGCCGTGGCCGGGCTCGCGGACGGCTCGCTCGTTGGGGTGCCGCAGCAGGGTGAGGCCACCTACGCGCACAAGCTGGGTCGAGAGGACGGGCGACTCGATCTCTCGGCATCGGCCGCTGCGGTGCTCGCCCACTGGGCGGGGGTGACGCCGGAACCGGGCGCGTTTGTGCTCGTGGACGAGCAGCCCGTGAAGCTCCTCGAGGTGCGGGCTGCGCACGGCTCGGACCTCGTTTCGGACGACCGCGCAGACGCGGCCGTCGGGTCGATCGGCCTGCGCGCCGGCACCGCGGTAGTGGAGCTCGCCGACGGCGCGCTCGAACTGGTGCGCGTGCAGCCGGCCGGAAAACCCGCGATGGACGGTGCCGCGTGGTTGCGCGGCCGCGGCGGAGCGGCGGTGGCGCGATGA